The proteins below are encoded in one region of Bacteroides uniformis:
- a CDS encoding hybrid sensor histidine kinase/response regulator transcription factor yields MSFTNYLHKLVFPLIILLLAYLPLAGQTPYVFRHLKVENGLSNNNVKTILKDCEGFLWIGTANGLNRYDGYSFKVYQPKEKDIHSLLSNDIWNLQEDGLGNLWIGSEARYCIYDRDKDNFITDIPSYLLKIGIQINGTYKVHVDKRHNLWVLQGQNAFYFNFSHKTLKTFKIDNFPEETPELSISDDGENLYLLWNSTLLKLENNAKKCKRVDNISLPSNSIIEKHIYIDYHGGIWLYSYTDEQIFYKKNIKSEWNQINLHSKIETKSNAVRSILDDSNGHVWIGTDHKGVFIYDYVNDNLVNLLNTPMSSTSLASNRINTIYRDDSGVIWLGNFKKGVSYYHESFHEFIDTQHKECGDIASILEDKAGNIWLGTDGNGLYVKEKQKGFAIRKLSIPDIAIISLLEDHKGRIWAGSYQDGLFCYENNSIRHFTPENSQLPYSGVWSMKEDRYGNLWIGYVLETLVCFNPDANTATSYLLPDGNNINVLNICYDYGDKMYIGTTYGLCVMDIVTRKPEMIYANRKETQPFKQLFISTVFKDDRDILWLAHKQGLTAWDLKNDSLHWFDVNNGLCDNLINSITQDNHGNMWLATSNGLSILEVTPDTQEGVDFSFKNLSTRDGLPENHFNSHSACKLSSGDLLLGGTSGYTSINPNKLTEKSRPLAKVYFTNLTIGNQHIEVDSIYEGRKLLTTVLGRTPSLSVRYDDYLISIEFAAGDLLNADKIRYAYKLEGLNTQWYYTNENKVAFTTLPPGNYKLLIKACNSDGIWNDEASELNITVSSPIYLCNVAIILYILFAIGIISYVIYRFKKHHNIRLEQQRAKLEQEQKLLLNEMKLKFFTNISHDLRTPLTLIISPLQMLLSETLDDGIRKKLNTINKNAQQLLTSINSLLDFRKLDVGAETAHYKSGDIVNFIREICSTFQEYALDHTISFCFMCEVENLNMSFDPVKIKKVMNNLLSNAFKYTPDKGEINVHLYREDDNVCICVADNGQGIIDKDKKHIFERFYQVQQTSEKTGSGIGLHIANEYVHLHKGTISVTDNFPKGSVFTVKLPIVTYASEKEELLPELLNNDKAPNELPVPNAEELRYTILLVDDNKDFCSFMSEYLSDEYAIQVAYNGAEALKILEKNSVNIVISDIMMPVMNGTELCRQIKTNMQWSHIPVILLTARMAEEYKSEGFEQGADDYIVKPFDFKLLKLRIRKFIEWTEKSHRKFSQKIEVTPNEITITPLDEQFIEKAIKIVEERMSDSDFSVEMLGAELGLSRSHLYKKLMCITGKGPAEFIRIIRLKRSKQLLKESQKQIAEIAYEVGFSSPKRFTVNFKNEFGISPSDYIRSLK; encoded by the coding sequence ATGTCTTTTACAAACTATTTACACAAATTAGTGTTCCCCCTCATTATTCTGTTACTGGCTTATCTGCCGTTAGCAGGACAAACTCCGTATGTATTTCGCCATCTGAAAGTAGAAAACGGGCTTTCAAACAATAACGTAAAAACCATATTGAAAGACTGTGAAGGCTTTTTATGGATAGGGACCGCCAATGGATTGAACCGATACGACGGATATAGCTTTAAAGTGTATCAACCCAAAGAAAAAGACATCCATTCTTTATTGTCTAACGACATCTGGAACTTACAGGAAGACGGTTTGGGCAATTTGTGGATTGGAAGCGAGGCAAGATATTGTATATACGACCGAGACAAAGACAACTTCATTACCGATATTCCCTCATACCTCCTTAAAATAGGCATCCAGATAAATGGTACCTACAAAGTACATGTTGATAAAAGACACAATTTATGGGTACTGCAAGGCCAAAATGCTTTTTACTTCAATTTTTCTCATAAAACCCTTAAAACATTCAAAATAGACAACTTTCCAGAAGAAACTCCGGAACTGAGTATCAGCGATGATGGTGAAAACCTATATCTTCTTTGGAATTCGACCTTATTGAAACTAGAGAACAACGCAAAAAAATGTAAACGGGTAGATAACATCAGCTTACCCTCCAACTCTATTATCGAAAAGCACATATACATTGATTATCATGGAGGCATCTGGCTATATTCATATACCGATGAACAAATATTCTATAAGAAAAACATAAAATCGGAATGGAACCAAATCAATCTCCATTCTAAAATAGAGACAAAAAGTAATGCGGTAAGGAGCATACTGGATGACTCGAACGGACATGTCTGGATAGGAACGGACCATAAAGGAGTATTCATTTATGACTACGTAAATGATAACCTTGTCAACCTCCTGAATACCCCTATGTCTTCCACATCCCTTGCTTCCAACAGAATAAATACAATCTACCGTGATGATTCAGGCGTCATTTGGTTAGGAAATTTCAAAAAAGGAGTTTCTTATTATCACGAAAGCTTCCATGAATTTATTGATACCCAGCATAAAGAATGTGGTGATATAGCCTCCATTTTAGAGGATAAGGCCGGAAACATTTGGCTGGGAACAGATGGGAACGGACTTTATGTAAAAGAAAAGCAAAAAGGATTTGCCATTCGCAAACTATCCATCCCCGACATAGCCATCATCAGTCTTCTCGAAGACCATAAAGGACGGATTTGGGCAGGAAGTTATCAAGACGGATTGTTCTGCTATGAGAACAACAGTATTCGCCATTTTACTCCAGAGAACAGCCAACTGCCATACAGTGGCGTATGGAGTATGAAGGAAGACCGATATGGAAACTTATGGATAGGTTATGTACTGGAAACTTTGGTTTGTTTTAATCCGGACGCAAATACTGCGACAAGTTATCTACTACCTGATGGGAATAATATCAATGTACTCAATATCTGTTATGACTATGGAGACAAAATGTATATTGGGACTACATACGGACTCTGTGTAATGGACATCGTGACGAGAAAACCCGAAATGATTTATGCCAATCGAAAAGAGACACAGCCATTCAAGCAGCTCTTCATTTCCACTGTATTCAAGGACGACAGAGATATATTGTGGTTAGCCCATAAACAAGGATTGACTGCCTGGGACTTAAAAAATGATTCACTACACTGGTTCGACGTAAACAACGGATTGTGTGACAATCTCATTAACAGTATAACCCAAGACAATCATGGTAACATGTGGCTTGCAACAAGTAACGGATTGTCTATATTGGAAGTAACCCCAGACACCCAGGAAGGAGTAGACTTTTCTTTCAAGAATCTTTCTACCAGAGACGGATTGCCAGAAAATCATTTCAACTCCCATTCCGCTTGTAAATTGTCCAGCGGAGATTTACTGCTGGGAGGCACCAGTGGCTATACATCTATAAATCCGAACAAGCTGACCGAAAAGAGCCGACCGCTGGCAAAGGTGTATTTTACAAATCTGACCATTGGCAATCAACATATAGAAGTAGACTCAATATATGAAGGGCGTAAACTATTAACAACTGTACTTGGCAGAACCCCATCATTGTCTGTCAGATATGACGATTATTTAATCTCCATCGAATTTGCCGCAGGCGATTTGCTGAATGCTGATAAAATAAGATATGCCTATAAACTGGAAGGATTAAATACCCAATGGTACTATACAAACGAGAACAAAGTAGCTTTCACCACCCTTCCTCCTGGCAATTACAAACTATTGATTAAAGCTTGTAACAGTGACGGTATATGGAATGACGAAGCTAGTGAGTTGAATATAACCGTTTCATCTCCAATATATTTATGTAATGTTGCTATCATCTTATACATATTGTTTGCCATTGGTATAATATCCTATGTAATATACCGATTCAAAAAGCATCACAACATAAGACTGGAGCAACAACGAGCAAAACTGGAGCAAGAACAAAAGTTGCTCCTGAATGAGATGAAGCTAAAGTTCTTTACAAATATAAGCCATGATTTACGTACACCACTGACGCTTATCATTAGCCCGTTACAAATGTTATTGTCAGAAACCCTGGATGACGGAATACGCAAAAAACTAAATACAATCAATAAAAATGCACAACAATTACTTACATCGATAAACTCTCTGCTTGATTTCCGGAAACTGGATGTAGGAGCCGAGACAGCTCATTACAAATCGGGAGATATTGTCAACTTTATCCGCGAGATTTGCAGTACTTTTCAAGAGTATGCTCTTGACCATACCATCAGCTTCTGTTTCATGTGCGAAGTAGAAAACCTGAACATGTCCTTCGATCCGGTTAAAATAAAAAAAGTAATGAACAACTTGTTGTCCAATGCCTTCAAATACACTCCTGATAAAGGAGAAATCAATGTACATCTTTATCGCGAAGATGACAATGTATGCATCTGTGTGGCAGACAACGGACAAGGTATCATAGACAAAGACAAGAAACATATCTTCGAACGTTTTTATCAGGTGCAACAAACTTCGGAAAAAACCGGCAGTGGAATCGGCCTGCATATTGCAAACGAATATGTACATCTACACAAAGGAACAATCTCCGTTACAGACAATTTTCCTAAAGGTTCCGTATTTACCGTTAAATTGCCTATCGTCACATATGCCAGTGAAAAGGAGGAATTACTTCCGGAACTGCTAAACAATGACAAAGCTCCGAATGAACTTCCCGTTCCAAATGCGGAAGAATTGCGGTATACCATCTTGTTGGTGGACGACAACAAGGATTTCTGTAGTTTCATGTCTGAATACCTGTCCGATGAATACGCCATACAGGTTGCCTACAATGGAGCAGAGGCATTGAAGATATTAGAAAAAAACAGTGTCAATATTGTAATAAGCGACATCATGATGCCAGTGATGAATGGAACAGAGCTATGTCGGCAAATCAAAACAAACATGCAATGGTCCCACATTCCCGTTATATTGCTTACAGCCCGTATGGCAGAAGAATACAAAAGTGAAGGATTTGAGCAAGGAGCCGATGACTATATCGTAAAGCCTTTTGACTTCAAATTACTAAAGCTGCGCATCAGGAAATTTATTGAATGGACAGAAAAAAGCCATCGTAAATTCAGTCAGAAAATAGAAGTGACACCTAATGAAATAACAATCACTCCACTAGACGAACAATTTATTGAAAAAGCTATCAAAATAGTAGAAGAGCGCATGAGTGATTCCGACTTCTCTGTGGAAATGTTAGGAGCAGAATTGGGGTTGAGTCGTAGCCATCTCTACAAAAAGCTGATGTGTATCACCGGTAAAGGTCCGGCAGAATTCATCCGGATTATCCGTTTGAAGCGCAGTAAGCAACTTCTAAAGGAAAGCCAGAAACAAATTGCAGAAATTGCCTATGAGGTGGGATTCAGTTCTCCAAAAAGGTTCACTGTAAACTTCAAGAATGAATTTGGAATATCACCATCTGATTACATCCGCAGTCTAAAATGA
- a CDS encoding SusC/RagA family TonB-linked outer membrane protein, with amino-acid sequence MKLHANVCSQWEWTKLRQLLVIVLLGLGIVSTYGQTKTVSGIVKSESGGEPLVGATVKVKETNTGGITDIDGRYTIQANLGQTLIVSYIGYRTKEVKVERTIRIDILLQEDNEMLDEVVVVGYGTMKRSDLTGSVVSVTGDELKKSVVTSLDQALQGRAAGVQVTQNSGTPGGGISVSIRGINSLNGNEPLYVIDGVAISGNNTSNSSVLSSINPADIVSMEVLKDASATAIYGSRASNGVVLITTRQGEEGKTKVSYEGYYALQQLPKKLETLTLPEYAVYQNLRAATIGFGAREEFKDPSLLSRGTDWQNEIFRTAPMHNHQINISGGSKSMKYSLSGGYMQQDGIVFGSDFERFSFRVNMDNDINKWLTTGLRASVARTQQTNNVDGSGAIYNALNQLPEVPARNPDGSFGMQTENMYGTYFSNPLSDLIQNENYSRNTQVYVNAFADIKLWKGLVFRTEYAANFNYSNDYKFTPSYDYEHFKQQSSASRGAGNGSNWTLKTYFTYNNTFGKHGLSAMLGHEAQENKYESLSGSRTNFLFNSVHELDAGDATTAKANSSRGSSAIESYFGRLNYNYNDRYLLTATLRADGSSSFAKESRWGWFPSVALAWKVNNEAFLKDVEAINSLKLRLGWGVVGNQWAGSYAYGVTMASAASIWGTGFYAGNYPNRELKWEETNSFNVGLDLALFNNRIEFIADAYYKKTDNLLMQASLPTYVSGLIRAPWVNAGAMTNKGVEFTLNTHNIQTRDFTWTSGLTFSINHNEVTKLYSESSAISGINGSETLTYTMVGEPVGQFYGYKVIGMFKEEGDFYKKGADGNFLLDETGNRIQVAIPKDQTIGKSGIWVGDYIYEDRDNNGVIDEKDRTFLGNPAPKFTFGFNNYLSYKGFDLNIFLNGSVGNKAINLIRRTFTDPMRNSNLLKEATGIAQIAMHDPEVGDEVLSNVYVANADAAKVQRITTSSANDNNRISDRFVEDASYLRIKNISLGYTFPQKWLRRLQIDHLRLYVNIQNLCTITGYKGYDPEIGALNYNVLLRGVDDARYPSQRIYTFGLNFNF; translated from the coding sequence ATGAAGTTACACGCAAATGTATGCTCTCAATGGGAATGGACAAAATTGAGACAATTGCTTGTTATCGTGTTACTAGGTTTGGGTATTGTTTCCACGTATGGACAAACCAAAACAGTATCCGGTATCGTTAAATCAGAATCGGGCGGTGAGCCACTTGTAGGAGCCACCGTCAAAGTGAAAGAAACCAATACGGGCGGCATTACCGACATCGACGGCCGTTACACCATCCAGGCAAATCTGGGACAAACATTGATAGTCTCTTACATCGGCTACCGCACCAAAGAGGTGAAAGTAGAGCGCACCATCCGCATCGACATACTGCTGCAAGAAGACAATGAGATGCTGGACGAAGTAGTAGTAGTGGGATACGGTACGATGAAACGCAGTGACCTGACCGGTTCCGTAGTCAGCGTGACGGGTGACGAACTGAAAAAGTCCGTAGTCACCTCGCTCGACCAAGCTTTGCAAGGACGTGCCGCCGGTGTGCAGGTGACCCAGAATTCCGGAACTCCGGGTGGCGGTATCTCGGTCAGCATCCGTGGTATCAACTCCTTGAACGGCAACGAACCGCTCTACGTTATCGACGGTGTAGCCATCTCAGGCAACAACACCAGCAACAGCAGCGTGCTCAGTTCCATCAACCCTGCAGACATCGTTTCCATGGAAGTATTGAAAGATGCATCGGCCACAGCCATCTATGGTAGCCGCGCCTCCAACGGTGTAGTACTCATCACCACCCGTCAGGGCGAAGAGGGCAAAACGAAGGTCTCCTACGAAGGTTACTATGCCTTGCAACAGCTTCCCAAGAAACTGGAAACACTGACACTCCCCGAATATGCAGTTTACCAGAACCTCCGCGCCGCCACCATCGGCTTCGGTGCACGCGAAGAGTTCAAAGACCCCTCACTCCTCAGCCGCGGTACCGACTGGCAGAATGAAATCTTCCGCACTGCCCCGATGCACAACCATCAGATAAACATCTCCGGAGGTTCGAAGAGCATGAAATACTCGCTCTCCGGCGGCTACATGCAGCAAGACGGTATTGTATTCGGTTCGGACTTTGAGCGTTTCTCTTTCCGCGTCAACATGGACAACGACATCAACAAGTGGCTCACCACCGGCTTGCGCGCCTCCGTAGCCCGTACACAGCAGACCAACAACGTAGACGGTTCGGGTGCCATCTACAATGCCCTAAACCAGCTCCCCGAAGTGCCTGCCCGCAACCCGGACGGCAGTTTCGGCATGCAGACGGAGAACATGTATGGAACTTACTTCTCCAACCCCCTCTCCGACCTTATCCAAAACGAAAACTATAGTCGCAACACACAAGTCTATGTCAACGCCTTTGCCGACATCAAGCTGTGGAAAGGACTCGTATTCCGCACGGAATATGCCGCCAACTTCAATTACAGCAACGACTATAAGTTTACCCCCTCCTACGACTACGAGCACTTCAAGCAGCAGTCGTCAGCAAGCCGTGGAGCCGGCAACGGAAGCAACTGGACATTGAAAACTTACTTTACTTATAATAATACCTTCGGCAAACACGGCCTCTCTGCCATGCTGGGACACGAAGCGCAAGAAAACAAGTACGAGTCGCTGAGCGGCAGCCGTACCAACTTCCTCTTCAACTCCGTACACGAACTGGATGCGGGTGATGCCACAACAGCAAAAGCCAACAGTTCCCGTGGTTCATCCGCCATCGAATCATACTTCGGCCGTCTGAACTACAACTACAACGACCGCTACTTGCTGACCGCTACGCTCCGTGCCGACGGTTCGTCTTCGTTTGCCAAAGAAAGTCGTTGGGGTTGGTTCCCTTCGGTAGCATTGGCTTGGAAAGTCAACAACGAAGCTTTCCTCAAAGATGTGGAAGCCATCAACTCACTGAAACTCCGCCTGGGTTGGGGTGTAGTAGGTAACCAATGGGCGGGTTCCTATGCCTACGGCGTCACCATGGCTTCGGCAGCCTCCATCTGGGGTACTGGTTTCTATGCAGGCAACTATCCTAATCGTGAACTGAAGTGGGAAGAAACAAACTCCTTCAATGTAGGACTCGACCTCGCCCTCTTCAACAACCGCATAGAGTTCATCGCCGATGCTTATTACAAGAAAACGGACAATCTGCTGATGCAAGCTTCTCTTCCTACCTACGTAAGCGGTCTGATTCGTGCACCGTGGGTCAATGCCGGTGCCATGACCAACAAAGGTGTAGAATTTACCCTGAACACGCACAACATCCAGACACGTGATTTCACCTGGACCTCAGGACTCACCTTCTCCATCAACCACAACGAAGTGACGAAGCTCTACTCCGAATCATCCGCTATTTCGGGAATCAACGGTTCGGAAACACTGACCTACACCATGGTGGGCGAACCGGTCGGGCAGTTCTACGGCTATAAAGTAATCGGTATGTTCAAGGAAGAAGGAGATTTCTACAAGAAAGGTGCCGACGGCAACTTCCTGCTCGACGAAACGGGCAACCGCATCCAAGTAGCCATCCCGAAAGACCAGACCATCGGCAAATCGGGCATCTGGGTAGGTGACTACATCTATGAAGACCGCGACAACAACGGTGTAATTGATGAGAAAGACCGCACGTTCCTCGGCAATCCGGCACCCAAATTCACGTTCGGCTTCAACAACTACCTTTCTTATAAAGGATTTGACCTCAACATCTTCCTGAACGGCTCGGTGGGCAACAAGGCTATCAACCTGATTCGCCGCACCTTCACCGATCCCATGCGTAACAGCAACCTGCTGAAAGAAGCTACCGGCATTGCCCAAATCGCCATGCACGACCCCGAAGTGGGCGACGAGGTACTTTCCAATGTTTACGTGGCCAACGCCGATGCAGCCAAAGTACAACGCATCACTACCAGTAGCGCCAACGACAACAACCGTATCTCCGACCGCTTTGTTGAAGACGCTTCCTACCTCCGCATAAAAAACATCTCGCTGGGGTACACCTTCCCACAGAAATGGTTGCGCCGTTTGCAGATAGACCATCTGCGCCTCTACGTCAACATCCAGAACCTCTGTACCATCACAGGCTACAAAGGCTACGATCCCGAAATAGGCGCTTTGAACTACAATGTATTGCTACGTGGTGTGGACGATGCGCGCTATCCTTCGCAACGTATCTATACATTTGGCCTTAACTTCAATTTCTAA
- a CDS encoding RagB/SusD family nutrient uptake outer membrane protein: MKHRFLTLISSLLLLTACSDSFLERAPEGNYVDVTYYTSDDALEQATAPLYNRAWFDLNSRAIVPLGSNRANDNFSRWGAPEFTNFKVTALSENLANAWTGFYSVITMANAVISDVQTKCSNSVSERAKRTAIAEARLMRACAYFYMVRLWGPVIIIEDNDKVVANPMQPLHREEDVLELVIRDLTYAVENLPEVATAKGRVNAWGAKGMLAKVYLARSGWKGGTRDNADLEKAKELAADVINNSGISLYENYEDLFKYKHNNNPESLIAMQWVPLGDWGVCNTLLADLAGNSKMTGGVNVWSSYQASIDMLQQYELGDTIRRNATFCTPGTYYSYICIADGGYTYDGATSCIKKGVPGGPDDDNDGYIQSMNSPLNTYILRLADVYLTYAEACLGNSEELAGGPGLEALNQVRDRARIPRKERVTFEDIIRERRVEFSMEYCNWYDMVSWYHWKPDYMLNYFQNQHRGYTVDLIVKDEDGYLHFGKKEGDTFLEGIENWQEPGENIEIHHGNILMPYPESDVIQNPLLNEEPVAYEFSE; this comes from the coding sequence ATGAAACACAGATTTCTAACCCTTATATCATCGCTCCTTCTGCTTACGGCATGCAGCGACTCATTTTTGGAACGTGCTCCCGAAGGAAACTACGTAGATGTGACATACTACACTTCCGACGATGCACTCGAACAAGCCACTGCACCGCTTTACAACCGTGCATGGTTCGACCTCAACTCCCGCGCCATCGTGCCGCTGGGCAGTAACCGTGCCAACGATAACTTCAGTCGCTGGGGAGCTCCCGAGTTCACCAACTTCAAGGTGACAGCCCTGAGCGAAAACCTTGCCAATGCATGGACAGGTTTCTACTCGGTCATTACAATGGCCAATGCAGTTATCAGTGATGTGCAGACCAAATGTAGCAACAGCGTAAGCGAACGTGCCAAGCGCACAGCCATTGCCGAAGCCCGCCTGATGCGTGCTTGTGCCTACTTCTACATGGTTCGCCTCTGGGGACCGGTTATCATCATCGAAGACAACGACAAAGTGGTTGCCAATCCCATGCAACCGCTCCACCGCGAAGAAGATGTGCTGGAACTCGTTATTCGTGACCTCACTTATGCAGTCGAGAATCTTCCTGAAGTGGCAACCGCCAAAGGACGTGTCAACGCATGGGGTGCAAAAGGCATGCTTGCCAAAGTCTACCTCGCCCGCTCAGGCTGGAAAGGAGGCACACGCGACAACGCCGACCTGGAGAAAGCCAAGGAACTGGCCGCTGACGTGATAAACAACAGCGGCATCAGCCTTTACGAAAACTATGAAGACCTCTTCAAGTATAAGCACAACAACAATCCCGAATCGCTCATTGCCATGCAGTGGGTGCCACTGGGTGATTGGGGCGTATGCAACACTCTGCTTGCCGACCTCGCCGGCAACAGCAAGATGACCGGCGGTGTAAACGTATGGAGCAGCTATCAGGCAAGTATAGATATGCTCCAGCAATATGAGTTGGGCGACACTATCCGCCGCAACGCCACCTTCTGCACACCGGGTACATACTATTCATACATCTGCATTGCCGACGGTGGTTATACTTACGACGGCGCCACCTCTTGCATTAAAAAAGGTGTACCGGGCGGTCCGGACGACGACAACGACGGTTATATCCAGTCCATGAACTCTCCGCTCAACACCTACATCCTACGCCTTGCCGATGTTTACCTGACCTATGCCGAAGCTTGTCTGGGCAACAGCGAAGAACTGGCCGGTGGTCCCGGCCTGGAAGCATTGAACCAAGTGCGCGACCGTGCACGTATCCCCCGCAAGGAACGCGTAACCTTCGAAGACATCATTCGCGAACGCCGCGTAGAGTTCTCGATGGAGTATTGTAACTGGTATGACATGGTATCGTGGTATCACTGGAAACCCGACTACATGCTGAATTACTTCCAGAACCAACACCGCGGCTACACAGTAGACCTCATCGTGAAAGACGAAGACGGTTACCTCCACTTCGGCAAGAAAGAAGGCGACACTTTCCTCGAAGGCATAGAAAATTGGCAGGAACCGGGCGAGAACATCGAAATCCACCACGGCAACATCCTGATGCCTTATCCGGAAAGCGATGTCATCCAGAATCCGCTACTGAACGAAGAACCGGTAGCATACGAATTCAGTGAATAA
- a CDS encoding glycan-binding surface protein, producing MKYIHFPFVLLTILLACNLFTACNDDEGGGVPVIHHIRLVDPEKADSTFTDVNPGTMIVVIGENLNDVRKVFINEQEVSFNSNYGTSTSLILTIPGELQLTGANPELKGELRIETSHGIATYSMHVLSPAPYITRVATTFPVETGTPLRIVGGNFYEIQRVYFTTAVDDITNAPVSVEVTDYTVNKNFDEISFNAPAGLIDEGSLVVECYTASAFTPFRRTALPPSISKVSSMMPITGTTVTVLGQNFMDIVSITMGNRSVDLSTVTVSEANDMLTFTMPRAPQGTCSLAITTMGGTAEVPGFYPLENIVLNYDNIGWFSWGGQAVPVTADGTAAPFFSDGKCYSISGELSAWNYWWGQLQNGAVWGIDTAFLPTDTPTSELALQFECFVAVEYGEGPVFRIYLKGNEAHNYTNYRPVSDFTGKTEVGQWMQCSIPLSELVDETTWGEFQKRDGDELALQMTNPSENGPYNIEMYFDNFRVVKIQ from the coding sequence ATGAAATATATACATTTTCCTTTTGTGTTGCTCACCATCCTGTTGGCATGCAACCTTTTCACCGCCTGCAACGATGACGAGGGCGGCGGTGTTCCCGTAATCCACCACATCCGTCTTGTCGACCCAGAGAAGGCCGACAGTACGTTCACCGATGTAAATCCGGGCACCATGATTGTAGTCATCGGCGAAAATCTGAATGATGTGCGGAAAGTGTTCATCAACGAACAAGAAGTTTCGTTCAATAGCAACTACGGCACTTCCACCAGTCTCATCCTCACTATCCCCGGCGAATTGCAACTGACGGGTGCCAACCCCGAACTGAAAGGCGAACTGCGTATCGAGACCTCGCACGGCATTGCCACGTACTCCATGCATGTACTCTCGCCCGCACCCTACATCACCCGTGTAGCCACAACCTTCCCCGTGGAGACGGGCACGCCTCTGCGCATCGTGGGCGGTAACTTCTACGAAATTCAGCGCGTTTATTTCACCACTGCCGTGGACGACATCACCAATGCACCTGTTTCGGTAGAAGTAACGGACTACACGGTAAACAAGAACTTTGACGAAATATCATTCAATGCTCCCGCAGGCCTGATTGATGAAGGCAGTCTGGTAGTGGAGTGCTATACCGCATCCGCATTTACTCCCTTCCGTCGCACAGCCCTCCCACCAAGTATCAGCAAGGTAAGCTCCATGATGCCTATCACGGGTACCACAGTTACCGTACTGGGACAGAATTTTATGGATATCGTCTCCATCACAATGGGCAATCGCTCGGTAGATCTCTCTACTGTTACCGTAAGCGAAGCTAACGATATGCTTACCTTTACCATGCCGCGTGCACCGCAAGGCACTTGCTCACTCGCCATTACCACAATGGGCGGTACTGCCGAAGTTCCGGGCTTCTATCCTTTGGAGAATATAGTATTGAACTATGACAACATCGGTTGGTTCTCCTGGGGCGGGCAAGCTGTACCCGTCACTGCCGACGGTACAGCAGCTCCTTTCTTCTCGGATGGTAAATGCTACAGCATATCAGGGGAACTTTCAGCATGGAATTACTGGTGGGGCCAATTGCAGAACGGTGCCGTATGGGGCATTGACACAGCCTTCCTGCCTACCGATACACCGACTTCCGAACTGGCTTTGCAGTTCGAATGCTTCGTGGCAGTGGAATATGGCGAAGGTCCTGTATTCCGCATCTACCTCAAAGGGAATGAGGCTCACAACTACACGAACTATCGTCCGGTGAGCGACTTCACCGGAAAAACCGAAGTAGGCCAATGGATGCAGTGCAGCATTCCGCTCTCCGAACTGGTAGACGAAACCACTTGGGGCGAGTTCCAAAAACGTGACGGTGACGAGTTGGCACTCCAGATGACAAACCCCAGCGAAAACGGTCCATACAACATCGAAATGTATTTTGATAATTTCCGAGTTGTCAAGATACAATAA